A window of Ranitomeya variabilis isolate aRanVar5 chromosome 2, aRanVar5.hap1, whole genome shotgun sequence contains these coding sequences:
- the GPR75 gene encoding putative G-protein coupled receptor 75, which produces MNLSDRMTEFADQTRYDYVNSTSVSHVGNGTLRDIQQIIHTATLVTCTFLLVIIFCLGSYGNLVVFLSFFDPAFRKFRTNFDFMILNLSFCDLFICCISAPMFAFVLFFDTGSNVPDAFCFTFHLTSSGFIIMSLKTVAVIALHRLRMVLGQQPNRTASFPCTLMLTVLLWTTSFTLATLATLRTRKSRICLPMYSLISGEGKIILYLYVIDFTFCVAVVSASYIMIAQALRKNAQVRKCPIITVDTTRPQPFIAPGVDGVQCAVPALYRNQNYNKLQHVQTHAYTKKLSQMPVPASRLQLVSAVNLSTAKDSKAVVTCVVIVLSVLICCLPLGISLVQDVLTNSSSFILYQFELCGFTLIFLKSGLNPFIYSRNSAGLRRRVLWCIQYVALGFLCCKQKTRLRAMGKGSLEVNRNKSSHHETNSAYMLSPKPQKKFVDQACGPSHSKDSILSPKGSGGHQHYAQSSSTPINTRIEPYYSIYNSSPSQEISTPNSLQPVNSTFGFAKSYIAMHYHTTNDLMQECETTSAKQIPVPSV; this is translated from the coding sequence ATGAATTTATCAGACAGAATGACAGAGTTTGCAGATCAGACCCGATATGATTACGTCAACAGTACCTCCGTGTCTCACGTCGGCAATGGGACGCTGAGGGACATCCAGCAGATCATCCACACCGCCACGCTGGTCACCTGCACCTTCCTGCTGGTCATTATCTTCTGCCTAGGATCCTATGGGAACTTAGTGGTGTTTTTATCTTTTTTCGATCCCGCCTTTAGGAAGTTTCGGACAAACTTTGACTTCATGATCCTGAACTTGTCCTTCTGCGACCTGTTCATCTGTTGCATTTCTGCTCCCATGTTTGCTTTCGTCTTGTTTTTTGACACCGGCAGTAACGTTCCTGATGCTTTTTGCTTTACTTTTCATCTCACCAGTTCTGGATTTATTATTATGTCTTTAAAAACGGTGGCCGTGATCGCGCTTCACCGACTGCGGATGGTTCTGGGGCAGCAGCCCAACCGGACGGCCTCTTTCCCCTGCACTTTAATGCTCACGGTTCTCCTGTGGACCACCAGCTTTACCCTTGCCACATTGGCTACACTGAGGACAAGAAAATCACGGATCTGCCTGCCTATGTACAGCTTGATTAGTGGAGAGGGGAAAATTATCCTGTATTTGTATGTGATCGATTTTACCTTCTGTGTTGCTGTGGTGTCGGCCTCTTACATCATGATTGCCCAGGCATTGAGAAAAAATGCCCAGGTGAGGAAGTGTCCTATCATCACCGTGGACACAACCAGGCCTCAACCCTTCATCGCCCCCGGAGTGGACGGGGTGCAGTGTGCCGTCCCAGCGTTATACAGGAACCAGAACTACAATAAACTTCAGCACGTCCAGACTCACGCCTACACGAAAAAACTGAGCCAAATGCCAGTGCCGGCCAGCAGGCTACAGCTGGTGTCGGCTGTCAACCTGTCCACCGCCAAGGACTCCAAAGCCGTGGTGACGTGTGTAGTCATCGTCCTCTCTGTCCTCATCTGCTGCCTACCGCTGGGCATTTCTTTGGTGCAAGATGTGTTGACGAACAGCAGCAGCTTCATCCTGTACCAGTTTGAGCTTTGTGGGTTCACACTCATCTTTTTAAAATCCGGACTGAACCCATTTATCTACTCCCGTAACAGCGCCGGCTTGAGGAGGAGAGTGCTGTGGTGCATCCAGTATGTCGCCCTTGGCTTTCTATGCTGCAAACAAAAAACGAGACTGCGTGCCATGGGCAAAGGCAGCTTGGAAGTAAACCGAAATAAGTCGTCTCACCACGAAACCAATTCTGCTTATATGTTGTCGCCAAAACCCCAGAAAAAGTTTGTCGACCAAGCGTGCGGCCCAAGCCATTCAAAAGACAGCATCCTGAGCCCTAAGGGGTCAGGGGGGCACCAGCACTACGCCCAAAGCAGCTCTACTCCGATTAATACCCGCATAGAGCCCTACTACAGTATCTATAACAGTAGCCCCTCCCAAGAAATAAGTACCCCCAACAGCCTGCAACCCGTTAACTCCACGTTCGGATTTGCCAAATCCTATATCGCCATGCATTATCACACCACAAATGACTTAATGCAAGAGTGTGAGACCACTTCTGCCAAGCAGATACCCGTGCCATCCGTCTGA